One genomic window of Cydia pomonella isolate Wapato2018A chromosome 6, ilCydPomo1, whole genome shotgun sequence includes the following:
- the LOC133518880 gene encoding odorant receptor 43a-like, producing the protein MRPLRQIDCFKVNMKFWKLLAVWPPNDLQSYYRYYQMFFTAFILLNNLLATVNFIFLPRQLDMFIDEMIFYFTELAVTSKFLTFLFMHEKIVKILSVLESDMFQPESENGLKTIDKAKKFNVRYFKIVAAVSATAHISHIVPPILLHFILHVKLELPVCNFSFLSDDTKQKFIYPLYEFQALYMQSQVLFNISIDTFFLGLLIYAIAQLDILNDNFRKVTGKNQIVTRADDSIERAEKENTIKKLNDSIIHYGELWQFCFLVQDVFSITLFVQFSVASCIICVVLFRFTLPAPWQYFIFLGSYMFIMILQILVPCWFGTRIQDKSQQLSQAVYDCDWTAESRYFKSSLRLFVERANKPLSITAGKMFPLSLTTFTSIMNSSYSFFTLLRHMQSRQN; encoded by the exons ATGAGGCCGTTAAGGCAAATAGATTGCTTCAAAGttaatatgaaattttggaagttACTTGCCGTTTGGCCTCCAAACGATTTGCAATCTTATTACCGTTACTATCAAATGTTTTTCACGGCGTTCATTCTTTTGAATAACTTATtagctacagtaaattttattttccttcCGAGACAATTAGATATGTTTATAGACGAAATGATATTTTACTTCACAGAGCTAGCTGTGACATCCAAGTTTTTGACTTTTCTATTTATGCACGaaaaaattgtgaaaatttTGAGTGTGCTCGAGAGTGATATGTTTCAGCCTGAATCTGAAAATGGCTTAAAAACAATCGACAAAGCGAAAAAATTTAATGTgagatattttaaaatagttgcAGCAGTGTCAGCAACTGCTCATATATCACATATAGTACCGCCAATATTActgcattttattttacatgtaaaattagaACTCCCTGTGtgcaatttttcatttttatctgatgatactaaacaaaaatttatttaCCCATTATATGAGTTTCAAGCCCTCTACATGCAATCTCAAGTGCTTTTTAATATCAGTATTGATACATTTTTTCTCGGTTTACTGATATACGCCATTGCCCAATTGGACATACTTAACGATAATTTTCGAAAAGTCACCGGCAAAAACCAAATAGTTACACGAGCTGATGATTCTATAGAACGAGCGGAGAAAGAAAAcacaataaagaaattaaacgaTTCTATAATTCATTATGGTGAATTGTGGCA GTTCTGTTTCTTGGTTCAAGATGTATTTAGTATAACACTGTTCGTGCAATTCAGTGTGGCTTCTTGTATAATTTGCGTCGTCCTGTTCAGATTCACATTg CCGGCGCCATGGCAGTACTTCATATTTTTGGGATCGTATATGTTCATTATGATCCTTCAAATTTTAGTACCCTGTTGGTTCGGCACCCGAATTCAGGataag AGTCAACAGCTATCCCAGGCCGTGTACGATTGCGACTGGACAGCTGAGTCTCGCTACTTTAAGAGCAGTCTGCGGCTCTTCGTGGAGCGCGCCAACAAACCTCTCTCGATAACGGCCGGGAAAATGTTTCCACTCTCGCTTACCACTTTCACTTCT ATTATGAATTCTTCGTACTCATTCTTCACTTTGCTGCGTCACATGCAATCTCGCCAAAATTAG